One window from the genome of Grus americana isolate bGruAme1 chromosome 2, bGruAme1.mat, whole genome shotgun sequence encodes:
- the MSANTD3 gene encoding myb/SANT-like DNA-binding domain-containing protein 3, with amino-acid sequence MQNEIIKPAKYFSEVEKSVLLALVEKYKYVLECKKSDARTIALKQRTWQALAHEYNSQPSVSLRDFKQLKKCWENIKARTKKIMAHERREKVKRSISPLINTHIIGKEKIASIMPEQMYFLQSPPEEDSEYQPDASSQESFVVSNRELCDEEKDLVHFPVCEGTSQPEPSCSDVRIAADKNYRSKASQESALKKMHEEEHHQQMSILQLQLIQMNEVHVAKIQQIERECEMAEEEHRIKMEVLNKKKMYWERKLQTITKEWPVSSFNRPFPNSP; translated from the exons ATGCAAAACGAAATAATAAAGCCTGCTAAATACTTCTCAGAAGTGGAGAAGAGTGTGCTGCTTGCATTagttgaaaaatacaaatatgtgCTTGAATGTAAAAAAAGTGATGCAAGAACTATTGCTCTGAAACAACGTACCTGGCAAGCACTAGCTCATGAGTATAATTCACAGCCCAGCGTATCACTGCGAGACTTCAAACAGTTAAAGAAATGCTGGGAAAATATCAAGGCACGGACAAAAAAGATAATGGCACATGAAAGGCGGGAGAAGGTAAAAAGAAGTATTAGTCCACTTATAAATACTCACATCATAGGGAAAGAGAAGATTGCCAGCATAATGCCTGAGCAAATGTACTTTTTGCAGAGCCCACCAGAAGAAGATTCTGAATATCAGCCTGATGCTTCTAGTCAAG AGTCATTTGTTGTCTCAAATAGAGAACTCTGTGATGAAGAGAAAGATCTGGTACATTTCCcagtatgtgaaggtacctcCCAACCTGAGCCTTCGTGTTCTGATGTCAGAATAGCAGCAGACAAGAACTACAGAAGTAAAGCATCTCAGGAAAGTGCTCTGAAAAAGATGCATGAGGAAGAACATCATCAGCAAATGTCAATTTTGCAACTACAGTTAATCCAAATGAATGAAGTTCATGTggcaaaaatacagcaaatagaAAGAGAGTGTGAGATGGCCGAAGAGGAACACAGGATAAAAATGGAAGtgctaaataaaaagaaaatgtattgggAGAGAAAACTGCAGACCATCACAAAAGAATGGCCTGTATCATCCTTTAACAGACCCTTTCCCAATTCACCATAG